A single genomic interval of Streptomyces sp. BA2 harbors:
- a CDS encoding M15 family metallopeptidase produces MTGLAPALRNLAVTATALAAVAAAPAPAHAKPEPKAPDEFVALRDVDPTIIQEMRYLTPHNFVGEPIDGYRKPMCILTEPAAKALHKAQRTLLRKGYSLKVYDCYRPQRAVDQFVRWAEDLGDVRMKAEFYPHVDKSRLFEDGYIAAKSGHSRGSTLDLTVVKLPALPTRPYVPGEPLTPCFGPKEERFPDNSVDMGTGFDCFDTLSHTDDPRITGEQRANRDLLRGALSKVGFVNLPEEWWHFTYKPELFPDTYFDFPVARRSLQGK; encoded by the coding sequence ATGACAGGACTTGCCCCCGCGCTGCGGAATCTTGCCGTCACCGCCACCGCTCTCGCCGCCGTGGCCGCCGCCCCCGCGCCCGCCCACGCCAAGCCCGAACCCAAGGCTCCCGATGAGTTCGTGGCGTTGCGCGACGTCGACCCGACGATCATCCAGGAGATGCGGTACCTCACCCCGCACAACTTCGTGGGTGAGCCCATCGACGGCTACAGGAAGCCGATGTGCATCCTCACGGAGCCCGCGGCGAAGGCCCTGCACAAGGCGCAGCGGACACTGCTGCGCAAGGGCTACTCCCTGAAGGTGTACGACTGTTACCGGCCGCAACGGGCGGTCGACCAGTTCGTGCGCTGGGCCGAGGACCTCGGCGACGTACGCATGAAGGCGGAGTTCTATCCCCATGTCGACAAGTCGCGGTTGTTCGAGGACGGTTACATCGCGGCGAAGTCCGGTCACAGCCGTGGCTCGACGCTCGATCTGACGGTCGTGAAGCTGCCGGCCCTGCCGACGCGTCCGTACGTCCCCGGAGAGCCCCTCACGCCCTGTTTCGGGCCCAAGGAGGAGCGGTTCCCCGACAACTCCGTGGACATGGGGACCGGCTTCGACTGCTTCGACACCCTCTCCCACACGGACGATCCCCGGATCACCGGCGAGCAGCGCGCCAACCGCGATCTACTGCGGGGCGCGCTGTCCAAGGTCGGGTTCGTCAACCTCCCTGAGGAGTGGTGGCACTTCACCTACAAGCCGGAGCTCTTCCCGGACACTTACTTCGACTTCCCCGTGGCGCGCCGCTCTCTGCAGGGGAAGTAG
- a CDS encoding zinc ribbon domain-containing protein produces the protein MVTGWFAGEGDNFRLLGTRCSACASVFFPREDGFCRNPGCSGGDLDEVPLSPRGRVWSYTDSRYRPPAPYVSDPELPWQPYTLIAVELEAERMVVLGQSVPGVTVADLEVGMEVEVVPGVLDEDGEYGEYGEGGGEAREEAATTWYWRPVGVGA, from the coding sequence GTGGTGACCGGCTGGTTCGCCGGGGAGGGAGACAACTTCCGCCTACTGGGCACGCGCTGCTCGGCCTGCGCCAGTGTCTTCTTCCCCCGCGAGGACGGCTTCTGCCGCAATCCCGGCTGCTCGGGCGGTGACCTCGACGAGGTGCCGCTCTCCCCCCGCGGTCGCGTCTGGTCGTACACGGACAGCCGCTATCGCCCACCCGCGCCCTATGTGTCCGATCCGGAACTCCCCTGGCAGCCCTACACGTTGATCGCTGTGGAGCTGGAGGCGGAGCGGATGGTGGTGCTCGGCCAGTCGGTTCCGGGGGTCACCGTCGCCGATCTGGAGGTCGGCATGGAGGTGGAGGTCGTCCCCGGCGTGCTCGACGAGGACGGCGAGTACGGCGAGTACGGCGAGGGCGGCGGCGAGGCCCGGGAAGAAGCAGCGACGACGTGGTACTGGCGGCCGGTGGGGGTGGGCGCATGA